A single genomic interval of Pyruvatibacter sp. HU-CL02332 harbors:
- the ftsW gene encoding putative lipid II flippase FtsW, whose product MIRLARTDKSAIAQWWWTVDRWTFAALILLLGLGTVMSLAASPAVATRIGLEPYHFFYRHLIYLVPALLIMFGVSLLSPRGVRRLATLIFAGALVLMVATLLIGPEIKGATRWLYVGPFSLQPSEFAKAGFVVVCAWMFAEGSNRESGIPGNTIAAALWVATIGILVLQPDFGQALLVTGTWGALFFLAGIPWIWIVLLASLAMAGAYGAYIMMPHVASRIDRFLDPASGDTYQIDTALDAFSRGGFLGMGPGEGTIKRVLPDAHTDYIYAVTAEEFGALMCLLVLAIFGFVVLRSFARVMGETDKFVQLSACGLAVLFGVQSIINLGVNLNLLPAKGMTLPFVSYGGSSLIALAISMGMLLSLTRRRVGSQAALTSRIIPGLRPARLAGGVA is encoded by the coding sequence ATGATCCGTCTTGCCCGCACAGATAAAAGCGCGATCGCACAATGGTGGTGGACAGTTGATCGCTGGACATTTGCAGCCCTGATCCTGCTGCTGGGTCTGGGGACCGTCATGTCGCTTGCCGCAAGCCCGGCTGTGGCCACGCGCATTGGTCTTGAGCCCTATCACTTCTTCTATCGGCATCTCATTTATCTGGTGCCCGCTCTGCTCATCATGTTCGGGGTTTCCCTGCTGAGCCCACGTGGTGTGCGGCGACTGGCGACACTCATTTTCGCTGGTGCCCTGGTTCTTATGGTTGCCACACTGCTGATCGGCCCGGAGATCAAGGGCGCGACCCGCTGGCTCTATGTGGGCCCGTTCTCGCTGCAACCTTCCGAGTTTGCGAAGGCCGGTTTTGTGGTTGTCTGCGCGTGGATGTTTGCGGAGGGCAGCAACCGGGAGTCCGGCATTCCCGGCAACACCATTGCTGCGGCTTTGTGGGTTGCCACGATTGGTATCCTTGTCCTGCAGCCGGACTTTGGTCAGGCGCTGCTGGTGACGGGCACGTGGGGCGCGCTGTTTTTCCTCGCCGGTATTCCCTGGATCTGGATTGTGCTTCTGGCATCGCTGGCGATGGCGGGTGCTTATGGCGCCTATATCATGATGCCGCATGTGGCGAGCCGCATTGACCGTTTTCTGGATCCGGCCTCCGGTGACACCTATCAGATTGACACCGCGCTTGATGCGTTTTCGCGCGGCGGCTTTTTGGGTATGGGGCCGGGCGAAGGCACGATCAAGCGTGTGCTGCCGGATGCACATACAGATTACATTTATGCCGTCACTGCTGAAGAGTTCGGCGCACTCATGTGCCTTTTGGTGCTCGCCATCTTCGGTTTCGTCGTGCTGCGGTCTTTTGCTCGGGTCATGGGCGAAACGGACAAGTTTGTGCAGCTGTCAGCCTGCGGTCTTGCAGTGCTCTTCGGGGTGCAGTCGATCATCAATCTGGGTGTGAACCTCAATCTGCTGCCGGCCAAGGGCATGACACTTCCATTCGTTTCCTATGGCGGGTCGTCTTTGATCGCGCTGGCCATTTCCATGGGCATGCTCCTTTCTCTCACCCGACGCCGCGTTGGCAGTCAGGCGGCATTGACGTCGCGGATCATTCCGGGACTGCGCCCCGCACGGCTGGCTGGAGGTGTGGCATGA
- the murD gene encoding UDP-N-acetylmuramoyl-L-alanine--D-glutamate ligase → MIPVPGFEAKRVAMFGLGRTGLGVARALEAGGATVLCWDDGEARRDEAQAEGLELHDLYSTDWSQIEALVLSPGVPLTHPAPHALVLAAKAADVPIIGDMELFQRALDASGKRARMVAITGTNGKSTTTALIGHLIRQAGGNAQIGGNIGRAVLDLDPPEDQTIYVIEISSYQLDLAPSFRPDVSVLLNITPDHLDRHGSFENYIAIKDRIFANQTARGYAVFGIDSEPVARLCTNRCGQQAAAGSNDGGPKVIPISARKSLGRGVYVLGGKIYHSRSSRVEEGADLNGITTLQGSHNWENAAAAFAAVRVLGIDPAKIADGLKRFPGLAHRMEQVGEHNGVRFVNDSKATNADAAARALATYDKIYWIAGGVAKAGGIEPLAEYFPKIAKAYLIGNSAQDFGATLDGRVKHTLSGTLDEAVLQAAHDAAKDDNAVVLLSPACASFDQFPDFEKRGDAFRDAVRALAQASDKAKQGGGAAA, encoded by the coding sequence ATGATCCCTGTTCCAGGATTTGAAGCAAAACGCGTTGCAATGTTCGGCCTTGGCCGGACAGGGCTTGGTGTTGCGCGGGCGCTGGAAGCAGGTGGCGCGACGGTGCTGTGCTGGGACGACGGAGAAGCGCGGCGTGATGAAGCGCAGGCCGAAGGTCTGGAACTGCATGATCTCTACAGCACAGACTGGTCGCAGATTGAAGCGCTGGTTCTAAGCCCGGGTGTTCCTCTGACGCATCCTGCGCCGCACGCCCTTGTGCTTGCAGCCAAAGCTGCTGATGTGCCGATCATTGGTGACATGGAATTGTTCCAGCGTGCGCTTGATGCCTCGGGCAAACGCGCGCGGATGGTTGCAATCACCGGCACCAACGGCAAATCAACAACCACGGCTCTTATCGGTCATCTCATTCGGCAGGCCGGTGGTAATGCGCAGATCGGTGGCAATATTGGTCGCGCGGTGCTCGACCTCGATCCGCCGGAAGATCAGACGATCTATGTCATCGAGATTTCGTCCTACCAGCTTGATCTGGCACCGAGCTTTCGCCCGGACGTGTCTGTGCTGCTGAACATCACGCCGGACCATCTTGATCGCCATGGCAGTTTTGAAAACTACATTGCCATCAAGGATCGGATTTTTGCCAATCAGACGGCCCGTGGATATGCGGTGTTCGGCATCGACAGTGAACCGGTGGCGCGCCTGTGCACCAACCGGTGTGGTCAACAGGCCGCGGCTGGATCAAACGACGGCGGCCCAAAGGTCATTCCTATTTCAGCGCGTAAGTCGCTGGGCCGCGGCGTCTATGTGCTTGGGGGCAAGATTTATCACTCCCGCTCAAGCCGCGTTGAAGAGGGTGCGGACCTGAACGGCATCACCACACTGCAGGGATCTCACAACTGGGAAAATGCAGCGGCAGCATTTGCTGCCGTTCGCGTGCTCGGGATTGACCCCGCCAAGATCGCGGACGGGCTTAAGCGGTTCCCCGGTCTCGCGCATCGCATGGAGCAGGTTGGCGAGCACAATGGCGTGCGGTTTGTGAATGACAGCAAGGCAACCAATGCGGATGCTGCGGCACGTGCTCTGGCGACGTATGACAAGATTTACTGGATTGCTGGTGGCGTTGCCAAAGCGGGGGGCATTGAGCCGCTTGCTGAGTATTTCCCAAAAATTGCCAAGGCCTATCTGATTGGCAATTCAGCACAGGACTTTGGAGCCACTCTTGATGGGCGCGTCAAACACACGCTTTCAGGAACGCTCGACGAAGCGGTGCTGCAGGCGGCACATGATGCAGCCAAGGACGACAATGCCGTGGTGCTGTTGTCGCCTGCCTGTGCGTCATTTGACCAGTTTCCGGACTTTGAAAAGCGCGGCGATGCGTTCCGCGACGCTGTGCGCGCTTTGGCTCAGGCGTCTGACAAGGCCAAGCAGGGCGGGGGGGCAGCAGCATGA
- the mraY gene encoding phospho-N-acetylmuramoyl-pentapeptide-transferase encodes MLYILFADLADQVSFFNVFRYITFRTGGATMTALLVAFLMGPAFIRWLKKKQKQGQPIREDGPQSHIVAKAGTPTMGGGLILMSIVVATLLWADLTNGYVWAVLGVTVGFGLVGFADDYRKVTRASHAGVSGRVRLAIEFAIAFVAVVFMMQLSTDGLGGAVAVPFFKDVLIQLGLFYIVFGGLVIVGASNAVNLTDGLDGLAIVPVMIAAASFGLIAYLIGNAVFSDYLQIHFVLGTGELAIICGAIIGAGLGFLWFNAPPAMVFMGDTGSLALGGAIGSMAVATKHELVLVIIGGLFVVEALSVIVQVASFKLTGKRVFKMAPIHHHFEQLGWAEPTIVIRFWIVAIILAMIGLSTLKLR; translated from the coding sequence ATGCTCTACATATTGTTTGCTGATCTGGCTGATCAGGTCTCCTTCTTCAACGTGTTCCGTTACATCACGTTCAGAACTGGCGGCGCCACCATGACGGCGCTGCTCGTGGCCTTCCTGATGGGCCCGGCATTCATTCGCTGGTTGAAGAAGAAACAGAAGCAGGGCCAGCCCATTCGGGAAGATGGCCCGCAGAGCCATATCGTGGCCAAAGCCGGCACACCGACCATGGGCGGCGGACTGATCCTGATGTCGATCGTGGTTGCAACGTTGCTGTGGGCTGATCTTACCAACGGATATGTCTGGGCGGTGCTTGGTGTCACGGTTGGCTTTGGTCTTGTGGGGTTTGCCGACGACTACCGCAAGGTGACACGGGCAAGCCATGCGGGTGTGTCGGGCCGCGTCCGGCTTGCGATCGAGTTTGCCATCGCGTTCGTCGCTGTTGTTTTCATGATGCAGCTTTCAACGGATGGACTTGGCGGCGCTGTTGCTGTGCCGTTCTTCAAGGATGTGCTGATCCAGCTGGGCCTGTTCTATATCGTGTTTGGCGGTCTGGTCATTGTTGGTGCGTCCAACGCGGTCAATCTGACAGACGGTCTGGATGGTCTGGCGATTGTGCCTGTCATGATTGCGGCCGCCAGCTTTGGCCTCATTGCCTATCTCATCGGCAATGCCGTGTTCTCGGACTATCTACAGATCCACTTCGTGCTGGGCACGGGTGAGCTTGCCATTATCTGCGGCGCCATCATTGGCGCGGGTCTTGGCTTCCTCTGGTTCAATGCACCACCGGCCATGGTTTTCATGGGCGATACCGGGTCGCTTGCTCTAGGTGGCGCCATTGGTTCCATGGCTGTTGCCACCAAGCACGAGCTTGTTCTGGTCATCATCGGTGGTCTGTTCGTGGTTGAGGCCCTGTCGGTCATCGTGCAGGTCGCGTCCTTCAAGCTGACCGGCAAGCGCGTCTTCAAGATGGCGCCCATCCACCATCACTTTGAGCAACTTGGCTGGGCCGAGCCCACCATCGTTATTCGTTTTTGGATCGTTGCCATCATCCTGGCGATGATTGGCCTCTCCACCCTCAAGCTTCGATAG
- a CDS encoding UDP-N-acetylmuramoylalanyl-D-glutamyl-2,6-diaminopimelate--D-alanyl-D-alanine ligase, giving the protein MTSSPAKALWTAQDAATAMGAPLLGDAEWQAHGISIDTRTLQPGDLFFALLGDGNDGHDYVAQALDKGAACAVISRPVDGLKPDAPLVQVDDTLKALEKLGLAARARSSARICAVTGSVGKTGTKEGLLHILSGQGRTHASVASYNNHIGVPITLARMPADAQYGIFEIGMNHANEISPLVKMVRPEAVIITTVEAVHIENFGSVEEIADAKAEIFDGLQAGGTAILNQDNPHFDRLRSRALACGAGKIIAFGKSELADARVTRMSLQSDASYVTASICDHEMTYKLGVPGEHIVMNSLAMLACVHELGADLALAGLALGKLLPPEGRGSRIEIDVPRGSFLIIDESYNANPTSMRAVMQALGNTPPGPHGRRIAVVGDMLELGDQGPADHAGLAAPIAENEIDLVFACGPLMENLWDALPKGVRGAYADTSAELAARVADEIAPGDVVMIKGSLGSRMAVVLKALKDLGPETQSNKNTKEELV; this is encoded by the coding sequence ATGACCTCTAGTCCCGCAAAAGCTCTTTGGACAGCCCAGGATGCGGCAACCGCCATGGGTGCCCCGCTGCTCGGCGATGCCGAATGGCAGGCTCATGGCATTTCCATTGATACGCGTACGCTGCAGCCCGGCGACCTCTTTTTTGCCCTGCTGGGTGATGGCAATGACGGTCATGACTATGTGGCGCAGGCGCTCGACAAAGGCGCTGCCTGTGCTGTGATTTCCCGTCCGGTTGACGGGTTGAAGCCGGATGCGCCGCTTGTGCAGGTGGATGACACCCTGAAGGCGCTTGAAAAACTGGGACTGGCCGCCCGCGCGCGCAGCAGCGCCCGCATCTGTGCGGTGACGGGCTCTGTCGGCAAGACCGGTACAAAGGAAGGCCTGCTTCATATTCTAAGCGGGCAGGGCCGGACGCACGCATCCGTTGCTTCCTACAACAATCATATCGGGGTGCCGATTACCCTTGCCCGTATGCCTGCAGATGCCCAGTACGGCATTTTTGAAATTGGCATGAATCACGCCAACGAGATTTCGCCACTGGTAAAAATGGTGCGACCTGAAGCGGTCATCATCACAACAGTTGAAGCTGTCCACATCGAGAACTTCGGGTCGGTTGAGGAGATCGCCGATGCCAAGGCTGAAATCTTTGATGGATTGCAGGCTGGTGGAACCGCGATCCTCAATCAGGACAATCCGCATTTTGATCGGCTCCGGTCACGTGCTCTGGCGTGCGGGGCGGGCAAAATCATCGCCTTTGGCAAATCCGAACTGGCGGATGCCCGGGTGACGCGGATGTCGCTTCAATCAGATGCATCCTATGTCACCGCGTCGATCTGTGATCATGAGATGACTTACAAGCTTGGCGTGCCCGGTGAGCACATTGTCATGAACTCGCTGGCCATGCTGGCCTGTGTTCATGAGCTGGGGGCTGATCTGGCTTTGGCCGGCCTCGCGCTTGGCAAGCTGTTGCCACCGGAAGGACGGGGCAGTCGCATCGAAATTGATGTGCCGCGCGGATCGTTCCTCATCATTGATGAAAGCTACAACGCCAACCCGACATCGATGCGGGCTGTCATGCAGGCGCTTGGTAACACGCCTCCGGGCCCACATGGTCGCCGTATTGCGGTGGTGGGGGATATGCTGGAACTGGGCGACCAGGGTCCAGCAGATCATGCGGGTCTGGCTGCGCCGATTGCTGAAAACGAAATTGATCTCGTGTTTGCCTGCGGCCCCCTGATGGAAAACCTCTGGGACGCTTTGCCAAAAGGCGTCCGCGGTGCCTATGCGGACACATCCGCCGAACTGGCTGCACGCGTGGCCGACGAAATTGCGCCGGGTGATGTCGTGATGATCAAGGGGTCACTTGGCAGCCGCATGGCGGTTGTCCTCAAGGCGCTCAAAGATCTTGGGCCCGAGACCCAATCCAACAAGAACACCAAAGAGGAGCTGGTCTGA
- a CDS encoding UDP-N-acetylmuramoyl-L-alanyl-D-glutamate--2,6-diaminopimelate ligase, whose product MDLAHLLGARVSIPQGAGTLDIAGLTEDSRKVKPGFLFAALPGTQADGAKFIPKACEQGAVAILALPGTDMPADYPDVTLIADRNPRRRFALAAANFYHAQPHTAVAVTGTNGKTSVASFVRQIWERLGTPAASVGTLGVMTASETRKLIHTTPDPVTLHAALAELAAEGIQAVAVEASSHGLVQHRMDGVELTAAAFTNITRDHMDYHETFEDYAYAKMRLFGEVLPPGGTVVLNADAPLSKEIAAVAWARAQKVISVGFEGTSLKLEKLTPTAHGQNLTVLHKGQSHDIALPLVGDFQASNALVAVGLVAATGAPVDRALAALSSLEGAAGRLEMMGTSKTGAAAYVDYAHTPDALETAITALRPHTAGRLVVVFGCGGDRDAGKRPQMGEIAVRLADAAIVTDDNPRSEDAAAIRAEIMAAAPGARDIGDRAQAIKAGLEGLGEGDVLLVAGKGHETGQIVGDEVRPFDDRAQVKAALQDVREGA is encoded by the coding sequence ATGGATCTGGCTCACCTCCTCGGCGCACGTGTCTCCATCCCTCAAGGGGCGGGCACACTCGATATTGCAGGCCTCACCGAAGACAGCCGCAAGGTGAAACCCGGCTTCCTGTTTGCTGCCTTGCCGGGTACGCAGGCAGACGGTGCCAAATTCATTCCCAAGGCGTGCGAGCAGGGGGCTGTTGCCATTCTTGCGCTGCCGGGAACGGACATGCCTGCTGACTATCCCGATGTGACGCTGATTGCAGACCGAAATCCGCGTCGTCGGTTCGCGCTGGCGGCGGCCAATTTCTATCATGCTCAGCCGCACACAGCCGTTGCGGTGACGGGGACCAACGGCAAGACGTCGGTTGCTTCATTTGTGCGCCAGATCTGGGAGCGACTTGGAACACCGGCTGCATCCGTTGGCACGCTGGGGGTGATGACCGCCAGTGAAACGCGCAAGCTCATTCACACAACGCCTGACCCAGTGACGCTTCATGCGGCACTCGCCGAGCTTGCTGCGGAAGGCATTCAGGCGGTCGCTGTTGAAGCCTCCAGCCATGGGCTGGTGCAACATCGCATGGATGGCGTTGAGCTGACCGCGGCGGCCTTTACCAACATCACTCGTGATCACATGGATTATCACGAGACGTTTGAGGACTATGCCTACGCCAAGATGCGTCTGTTCGGTGAAGTGCTGCCGCCGGGCGGCACTGTCGTGCTGAATGCAGATGCGCCGCTCTCCAAGGAGATTGCAGCGGTGGCTTGGGCGCGGGCGCAAAAAGTCATCTCGGTCGGTTTTGAAGGCACGTCCCTGAAGCTCGAAAAGCTGACGCCGACGGCTCATGGTCAAAACCTGACTGTCCTGCATAAAGGCCAGTCCCATGACATTGCACTGCCTCTGGTCGGGGACTTTCAGGCCTCCAATGCGCTGGTCGCTGTGGGGCTGGTTGCGGCAACAGGAGCGCCGGTGGATCGGGCGCTTGCTGCGCTCTCGTCCCTTGAAGGCGCTGCCGGTCGTCTTGAGATGATGGGAACTTCGAAAACAGGCGCGGCTGCCTATGTGGATTACGCCCATACGCCGGATGCCCTTGAGACTGCCATCACCGCCCTGCGGCCCCATACGGCCGGTCGGTTGGTCGTTGTGTTCGGCTGCGGCGGGGACCGTGATGCGGGCAAGCGTCCGCAAATGGGCGAGATCGCCGTCCGCCTCGCTGATGCAGCCATCGTGACTGACGATAATCCGCGCTCTGAAGATGCGGCAGCCATTCGGGCTGAAATCATGGCCGCAGCCCCCGGGGCGCGCGACATTGGCGACCGGGCGCAAGCCATCAAGGCGGGTCTTGAGGGGCTTGGCGAAGGCGATGTCTTGCTCGTGGCTGGCAAGGGTCATGAAACCGGCCAGATTGTGGGCGATGAGGTCCGTCCATTTGATGATCGCGCGCAGGTCAAGGCCGCGCTGCAAGATGTTCGGGAGGGTGCGTAA
- a CDS encoding penicillin-binding protein 2, with protein MNASPPSSAWVTIDLDAPTVAARGQRPSSASDAPQGFDVLEMEFTGTKAQAAENGRNRMALLAACFLAAFVILGMRVLELTLADAPQMTARSAPVQSGPIHRASITDRNGNVLATDVAVPSLYVDARKVIEPVATADALLTVLPDLNREKLISQLTSGRAFQWIKRQLGPRQQAAVHALGLPGIAFKREPKRVYPKAMSAAHVLGYVDMDNTGIAGIERGLDDLIRQTDDYNEASPVVLSLDMGVQHAVEEELASAMETFNAKSAVGIVLDVHTGEVRALASLPDYDPNAPMASDDKARFNTATRAVYEMGSTFKVFTAAIALDAGVATLTSRYDARQPLKVSGHTIHDYHAEERWLTVPEVVMHSSNIGTAKMAMDIGVAQHKEYLARLGLLDRPELEIPEVAQPLKPRQWHEVETMTISFGHGLAVSPLQLAAAGSAIANGGFKVSPTLLAMRDREPKRERVLDTRTANDVVDLMRMVVSEGTGSKADVPGYEVAGKTGTAEKPGRGGYRKDRLITSFLSVFPASAPEYLVLVLLDEPQATKDTYGYATAGWNAAPTAGNVIRRVAPILGVSPVKTRMPGPAIVEAGLVR; from the coding sequence ATGAACGCATCACCACCATCCAGCGCCTGGGTCACTATTGATCTTGATGCTCCCACCGTAGCAGCAAGGGGGCAGCGGCCCTCTTCAGCAAGTGACGCCCCGCAAGGGTTCGATGTGCTGGAGATGGAGTTCACCGGCACCAAGGCGCAAGCGGCGGAAAACGGTCGCAACCGAATGGCACTTCTGGCGGCCTGCTTCCTGGCCGCCTTCGTCATTCTTGGGATGCGTGTTCTTGAGCTTACGCTTGCGGACGCGCCGCAAATGACAGCGCGCAGCGCGCCTGTGCAATCCGGCCCGATTCATCGCGCGTCGATCACGGACCGCAATGGCAATGTGCTGGCAACGGATGTTGCCGTGCCATCGCTTTATGTGGACGCACGCAAAGTCATCGAGCCTGTCGCAACGGCTGACGCATTGCTGACAGTGCTGCCGGACCTCAATCGCGAAAAACTGATTTCACAGCTCACAAGCGGGCGAGCCTTTCAGTGGATCAAGCGTCAGCTTGGCCCCCGGCAGCAAGCGGCAGTGCACGCGCTGGGCCTGCCGGGTATCGCCTTCAAGCGCGAGCCAAAGCGGGTGTACCCCAAGGCGATGTCAGCGGCGCATGTGCTTGGCTATGTCGACATGGACAATACCGGTATCGCGGGCATCGAACGTGGACTTGATGATCTGATCCGCCAGACGGACGACTATAACGAGGCGTCGCCTGTCGTGCTGTCGCTCGACATGGGCGTTCAGCATGCGGTGGAAGAAGAACTCGCCAGCGCAATGGAAACGTTCAACGCCAAGAGTGCGGTGGGGATTGTTCTTGATGTGCATACCGGTGAGGTGCGTGCGCTTGCATCCCTGCCGGACTACGACCCCAACGCGCCCATGGCCTCTGATGACAAGGCGCGGTTCAACACGGCCACCCGTGCTGTCTATGAAATGGGGTCTACCTTCAAGGTGTTTACCGCCGCCATCGCGCTTGATGCGGGCGTCGCAACATTGACCTCACGCTACGATGCACGGCAGCCGCTGAAAGTTTCCGGTCACACGATCCATGACTACCACGCGGAAGAGCGCTGGCTGACGGTGCCGGAAGTTGTCATGCATTCTTCCAACATCGGTACCGCGAAGATGGCTATGGATATCGGCGTTGCTCAGCATAAGGAATATCTGGCGCGTCTTGGCCTGCTTGACCGTCCGGAACTTGAAATTCCAGAAGTGGCGCAGCCGCTTAAGCCGCGGCAGTGGCATGAGGTTGAAACCATGACCATCTCCTTTGGTCATGGCCTTGCCGTCTCGCCGCTGCAACTGGCTGCCGCTGGATCCGCCATCGCCAATGGCGGCTTCAAAGTGTCTCCCACGCTCCTGGCGATGCGCGATCGTGAACCCAAGCGCGAGCGGGTGCTGGACACGCGCACTGCCAATGATGTGGTTGATCTGATGCGCATGGTCGTATCCGAAGGCACGGGCAGCAAGGCGGACGTGCCGGGCTATGAAGTTGCCGGCAAGACCGGCACTGCTGAAAAACCAGGTCGCGGCGGATACCGTAAGGATCGGCTGATCACGTCCTTCCTGTCTGTTTTTCCTGCGTCGGCGCCTGAATATCTTGTGCTTGTGCTGCTCGATGAGCCGCAAGCTACAAAAGACACCTATGGCTATGCGACGGCGGGTTGGAATGCTGCTCCGACAGCGGGCAACGTCATTCGCCGCGTTGCGCCTATTCTTGGCGTCAGCCCTGTGAAGACCCGGATGCCAGGTCCCGCGATCGTTGAAGCCGGATTGGTGAGGTAG
- the rsmH gene encoding 16S rRNA (cytosine(1402)-N(4))-methyltransferase RsmH translates to MTDIASSTQNEPHVPVMLDQVLDALVPHKGGIYVDGTFGNGGYTRGMLDAADDARVVAIDRDPNAIEAGQVLVDSSSGRLALVTGCFGDMDDLVPPVLRAWQAEAPDGIALDLGVSSMQLDQAERGFSFRNDGPLDMRMDAGSSDTPSAADVVNTYEPRDLAQIFKVLGEERQAKRIANAIVRRREDEPFTRTADLADLVSRVIGGKPQRIHPATRVFQALRIYVNDELGELARGLIAAEKLLAEGGRLAVVSFHSLEDRVVKRFFASRAGAVSNPSRHMPEAHSGPAPSFKLLTRKAQEPTEDEINRNPRARSAKLRSVERTGAPVHAVDASDAGMVALGLPRMMSGVLDAHAGTGGAS, encoded by the coding sequence ATGACCGACATCGCATCCTCCACCCAAAACGAACCGCATGTGCCGGTCATGCTGGATCAGGTGCTCGACGCGCTGGTGCCGCATAAGGGCGGCATCTATGTGGATGGCACCTTCGGCAATGGCGGCTATACGCGCGGCATGCTCGATGCGGCTGATGACGCCCGCGTCGTTGCGATTGATCGCGACCCCAATGCCATCGAAGCGGGGCAGGTGCTTGTTGATAGCTCCTCAGGCCGCTTGGCATTGGTCACGGGTTGTTTCGGTGACATGGATGATCTGGTCCCGCCGGTGCTGCGCGCATGGCAGGCCGAGGCGCCGGACGGCATTGCGCTGGATCTTGGCGTGTCGTCCATGCAGCTGGATCAGGCCGAGCGGGGATTTTCTTTCCGCAATGATGGTCCGCTGGATATGCGCATGGACGCAGGCTCCAGCGACACGCCAAGTGCTGCGGACGTTGTGAACACCTACGAGCCGCGCGACCTGGCTCAGATTTTCAAAGTGCTGGGTGAAGAACGTCAGGCCAAGCGCATTGCCAATGCCATTGTGCGTCGTCGCGAAGACGAGCCCTTTACCCGCACCGCTGATCTCGCGGACCTGGTGTCGCGCGTCATTGGCGGCAAGCCACAACGTATTCACCCGGCCACGCGCGTCTTTCAGGCACTGCGCATCTACGTCAATGACGAGCTGGGAGAGTTGGCACGCGGTTTGATCGCGGCAGAAAAGCTTCTGGCAGAAGGTGGCCGGCTTGCTGTCGTTTCATTCCACTCATTGGAAGACCGCGTGGTGAAGCGCTTCTTTGCATCTCGTGCCGGCGCTGTCTCCAATCCGTCGCGGCACATGCCTGAGGCGCATTCTGGTCCCGCACCGTCGTTCAAACTGCTGACACGCAAGGCGCAGGAGCCGACAGAAGACGAGATCAATCGCAACCCGCGCGCCCGGTCCGCAAAGCTGCGGTCAGTGGAACGCACGGGCGCCCCTGTACATGCGGTGGATGCAAGTGACGCGGGCATGGTTGCTCTTGGTCTACCGCGCATGATGAGCGGTGTGCTTGATGCCCATGCGGGTACTGGAGGTGCGTCATGA
- a CDS encoding division/cell wall cluster transcriptional repressor MraZ has protein sequence MLLNLVVSVAVSGGFAVALFVSTYENKVDKKGRVSVPAAFRKALEGESFDGIYCFEHLSKPCIQGGGQSYIEMLQSAIEQVFDPLTDDQDDFATTLLSGSTPLALDGDGRVTLTKDLIETGGFGETVVFVGMGDSFEIWEPKSFAEHRAHARRRAAEKRALLLRPRKAPEGGAA, from the coding sequence GTGCTGCTGAACCTTGTGGTTTCGGTGGCTGTATCAGGGGGCTTTGCAGTGGCGTTGTTCGTCTCGACCTATGAGAACAAGGTCGACAAGAAAGGCCGGGTTTCGGTGCCTGCGGCATTCCGCAAGGCGCTGGAAGGCGAGTCCTTTGACGGCATCTATTGCTTTGAACACCTCTCCAAGCCCTGCATTCAGGGTGGCGGCCAGAGCTATATCGAGATGCTCCAGTCCGCCATTGAACAGGTCTTTGACCCGCTCACCGATGACCAGGATGACTTTGCGACGACGCTTCTCTCCGGCTCCACACCCCTGGCGCTCGATGGTGACGGGCGTGTGACGCTCACCAAGGACCTGATCGAGACAGGTGGCTTTGGCGAGACGGTGGTTTTCGTCGGCATGGGCGACAGCTTTGAAATCTGGGAACCCAAATCTTTTGCTGAACACCGCGCCCATGCGCGCAGACGTGCTGCTGAAAAGCGCGCGCTGCTTTTGCGCCCGCGCAAGGCTCCGGAAGGAGGCGCGGCATGA